In Thermoanaerobacterium xylanolyticum LX-11, the genomic window AAAAGGTCTGCATGCCGTTTTAGGGTCTTCATTTGTTGACATCGCCTTCATTGAGCAAAATCCTGCAATTGCTAAAGGTGTTATTGCAGCTTCACTACCACCAGTAACAATTACATCCGCATCACCACGTTCAATTACTTTAAATGCATCACCTATGGCATTGGAACTTGATGCGCACGCATTGACTATCGTTTCATTGTGTCCTTTAAGTCCAAAAGTAATCGATATGAGCCCCGCTGCCATGTTCGCAATCATCATCGGAACAAAAAAAGGACTTACTCTTCCTGGGCCTTTCTCCCTTAAAATATTCTGTTGATTTTCTAATGTTTCTATTCCACCTATTCCTGAGCCATACACAACACCTATTCTATCCAAATCTTCACTGGCAAGATCAAGTCCTGAATCTGCTAAAGCCATTTTTGCAGATGCCAAAGCAAACTGAGTGAATCTATCCATCCTCTTGGCTTCTTTTTTATCAATATAATCTGTCGGTTCGAAATCTTTTACTTCTGCCGCCAGTTTCGTTGGATATGCTGAAACATCAAATCTGGAAATTCTATCAATTCCAGACTTCCCATTTATAAGAGAATTCCATAAATCATCAATGTTATTGCCTATTGGAGTTATGGCTCCTATACCAGTTATTACAACCCTATTCATAGATAATCCTCCATCAAATAATCATCTAATTAAGTCCCGCAATTGCGGGACTTAATATTACTTTTCAAGATTTTTTAAATATTCTACTACATCACCAACTGTCTTAATTTTTTCTGCATCTTCATCAGGAATTTCGACATCAAATTCTTCCTCAAGCGCCATGATTAATTCAACTATATCAAGTGAATCTGCTCCAAGATCATCTATAAAAGATGACTCCATAGTGACTTCTTCTGGATCTACCCCTAATTGTTCAACAATTATGTCCCTAATCTTTTCAAACTCCATAAAGTTCACCTCCTCTCAAAGCACCCATATTAGAATAATATTACATTACCATTCCTCCGTCAACATTGATTACCTGTCCTGTAATATAATCAGAAGCATTGCTGGCAAGAAAAGACACTACATTTGCTATATCCTGTGGTTTTCCTGCTCTTTTTAATGGTATGGAATTCAACATTGACAATTTTACTGTTTCACTTAATACATCTGTCATATCCGTTTCTATAAAACCTGGCGCAATAGCATTAACAGTTATTCCTCTGGACGCCA contains:
- the fabF gene encoding beta-ketoacyl-ACP synthase II — its product is MNRVVITGIGAITPIGNNIDDLWNSLINGKSGIDRISRFDVSAYPTKLAAEVKDFEPTDYIDKKEAKRMDRFTQFALASAKMALADSGLDLASEDLDRIGVVYGSGIGGIETLENQQNILREKGPGRVSPFFVPMMIANMAAGLISITFGLKGHNETIVNACASSSNAIGDAFKVIERGDADVIVTGGSEAAITPLAIAGFCSMKAMSTNEDPKTACRPFDAKRDGFIMGEGSATLVLESLDHALKRGAKIYCEIVGYGATADAYHITAPAPLGEGAAKAMKLALKDAGISPDDIDYINAHGTSTEYNDKYETMAIKNIFGEHAYKLKISSTKSMTGHMLGASGAVEAVATILAIKNGIVPPTINYETPDPECDLDYVPNKALKMDVNYALSNSFGFGGHNASLVFKKY
- the acpP gene encoding acyl carrier protein, which translates into the protein MEFEKIRDIIVEQLGVDPEEVTMESSFIDDLGADSLDIVELIMALEEEFDVEIPDEDAEKIKTVGDVVEYLKNLEK